The following proteins come from a genomic window of Trifolium pratense cultivar HEN17-A07 linkage group LG4, ARS_RC_1.1, whole genome shotgun sequence:
- the LOC123921848 gene encoding DEAD-box ATP-dependent RNA helicase 52C-like, whose product MAWFSDSTTHKQSRPSQPIYVPQFRSNNNIHQQQQPYNNNNNNNNRTHFPSTNDSPHFTFNRSTPRPRGRGGYGFGPPRHHQQQQQQQPRSYDPSYRNNRSPFETNAEPENGSNGLNGVVANFEAYDSIPVEATGENVPPPVNVFAETELHDDLKNNIERCKYVKPTPVQRYAIPIAVAGRDLMACAQTGSGKTAAFCFPIISGIMKERLASEFSDMKLCGGSDVAFPTALILSPTRELSCQIYAEATKFAYQTGVKIAVCYGGAPIGQQLRVLERGVDILVATPGRLVDLIERERISLKKIKYLALDEADRMLDMGFEHQIRNIVQQMHMPPPGDRQTLLFSATFPDNIQKLASDFLSNYVFLAVGRVGSSTELIVQKVESVQDMEKRNRLVDLLQHNVVNGKLALTLVFVETKKGADALEHWLCRSGFPAIAIHGDKVQMERERALRSFKRGLTPIMVATDVASRGLDIPHVAHVINFDLPRDIDDYVHRIGRTGRAGQTGLATAFFCSKNLPIAKSLVGLLQEAKQEVPSWLVQCSESVVPGGRNSVGSQRSPWRGNYGGRDFRTATEPGMESYNNYNSSYSNYGDNGFHNVPEQVENYNYSSTYSNGDHAANTYTDASVEVQNNNCSFESTNTGFAGGYGYTDAGLLEGSNGQNGPCGYASVVPTGWD is encoded by the exons ATGGCTTGGTTTTCTGATTCAACTACTCACAAACAATCTCGTCCCTCTCAACCCATTTACGTTCCTCAATTCCGTTCCAACAACAacattcatcaacaacaacaaccttacaacaacaacaacaacaacaacaatcgaACCCATTTTCCATCAACCAATGATTCACCTCACTTCACTTTCAATCGTTCAACTCCTCGACCACGTGGTCGAGGCGGTTACGGTTTCGGCCCTCCAcgtcatcatcaacaacaacaacaacaacaaccacggAGCTATGATCCTTCTTACCGGAACAACCGGTCACCGTTTGAAACTAACGCTGAACCAGAAAACGGTTCAAATGGTTTAAACGGCGTCGTTGCGAATTTTGAAGCCTACGATTCAATCCCTGTTGAAGCGACTGGAGAGAATGTTCCTCCTCCGGTGAATGTGTTCGCTGAAACGGAACTTCATGATGATTTGAAGAACAACATTGAACGATGTAAGTATGTGAAACCTACTCCGGTTCAGCGTTACGCGATCCCCATTGCCGTTGCTGGTAGAGACCTTATGGCTTGTGCTCAAACTGGTTCTGGTAAAACGGCGGCGTTTTGTTTCCCGATCATATCTGGGATCATGAAGGAACGTTTAGCTTCTGAGTTTTCTGATATGAAACTTTGCGGTGGTTCCGATGTTGCTTTTCCTACTGCACTAATCTTGTCTCCAACTAGGGAGTTATCATGccag ATATATGCTGAAGCGACAAAGTTTGCATATCAAACAGGAGTGAAGATTGCGGTTTGTTATGGTGGTGCTCCTATTGGTCAACAG TTGAGGGTTTTGGAACGAGGTGTTGATATTTTGGTTGCTACTCCTGGGCGTTTGGTTGATTTGATTGAAAGAGAAAGAATTTCTTTGAAGAAGATTAAGTATCTTGCTTTGGATGAGGCTGATCGGATGCTCGACATGGGTTTTGAGCATCAGATTCGGAATATTGTTCAGCAGATGCATATGCCTCCTCCGGGTGATAGACAGACATTGCTTTTCAGTGCTACATTTCCTGATAATATACAG AAACTTGCATCTGATTTTCTATCAAACTATGTGTTCCTTGCTGTTGGAAGGGTTGGTTCAAGCACTGAACTGATTGTACAGAAAGTTGAATCTGTACAGGATATGGAGAAAAGAAATCGTCTTGTCGATCTTCTCCAACACAATGTAGTTAATGGGaag CTTGCTTTAACTCTTGTATTTGTTGAAACAAAGAAAGGAGCTGATGCTTTAGAACACTGGTTGTGCAGAAGTGGTTTCCCAGCTATTGCAATACATGGTGATAAGGTTCAAATG GAGAGGGAACGAGCTTTGAGATCTTTCAAACGTGGTCTGACTCCAATAATGGTTGCGACTGACGTTGCTTCCCGAGGATTGGATATCCCTCACGTGGCTCATGTTATTAACTTTGACTTACCTAGAGATATAGATGACTATGTACATAGAATTGGTAGAACAGGCCGTGCTGGTCAAACTGGTTTAGCAACAGCTTTCTTCTGCAGCAAGAACCTGCCTATTGCAAAATCTCTTGTAGGTCTTTTACAGGAAGCAAAACAAGAAGTTCCTTCTTGGCTTGTCCAATGTTCTGAGAGTGTCGTACCAGGTGGACGCAACAGCGTTGGATCTCAACGGTCGCCCTGGAGAGGCAATTATGGAGGACGCGATTTCCGGACTGCAACTGAACCTGGGATGGAGAGTTACAACAACTATAACAGTAGTTACAGCAATTATGGTGATAATGGTTTTCATAATGTTCCTGAACAGGTGGAGAATTACAACTACAGCAGTACCTACAGCAATGGAGACCATGCTGCTAACACTTATACTGATGCTTCTGTAGAGGTCCAAAACAACAACTGCTCTTTTGAAAGCACTAATACAGGGTTTGCCGGTGGTTATGGTTACACTGATGCTGGTTTATTAGAAGGTAGTAATGGTCAAAATGGGCCATGTGGTTATGCATCTGTTGTGCCCACTGGATGGGACTAA
- the LOC123922710 gene encoding uncharacterized protein LOC123922710, giving the protein MSKGIHGDSNCVVCHRYTEYNWHLFLDCADSITCWRQVNLWNALQNLMENAEGFNDVFKRIWHNFTTQQLVSFAMISWSLWRKRNLQLWEQKTESTTQVIGRANGTLQAWQQARQPADIAHPRQQQVQVTPWQPPPLNFVKCNLDAAIFAHEQRIGMGACLRDDKGSFILAMTAHEDVVMTAQEAEAWSLYQGIQWVASLGYNKVVFELDCKIVVDDVNKMSINQSEYGSIIQNCRTLLHHYNDFIVVFTRRQANGSAHALARAALSHAYRSTFNSF; this is encoded by the exons ATGAGCAAAGGAATTCATGGTGATTctaattgtgttgtgtgtcaTAGATACACAGAATATAATTGGCATTTATTTCTTGATTGTGCTGATAGTATAACTTGTTGGCGACAAGTTAATTTGTGGAATGCGTTGCAAAATTTAATGGAAAATGCTGAAGGTTTTAATGATGTTTTCAAACGTATTTGGCACAATTTCACCACTCAACAATTGGTTTCTTTTGCTATGATATCTTGGAGTTTATGGCGCAAAAGAAACTTGCAGTTATGGGAGCAGAAAACTGAGAGCACGACACAGGTAATTGGCCGCGCCAATGGTACCCTCCAGGCCTGGCAGCAGGCGCGTCAACCAGCTGACATAGCCCACCCACGACAACAACAGGTCCAAGTTACACCATGGCAACCTCCGCCGCTAAATTTCGTCAAGTGCAACCTTGATGCAGCCATATTTGCTCATGAGCAACGTATAGGCATGGGAGCTTGTCTTCGCGACGACAAAGGGAGTTTTATCTTGGCCATGACAGCACATGAAGATGTGGTAATGACAGCACAGGAAGCAGAAGCGTGGAGCTTATATCAAGGTATACAATGGGTTGCTAGCTTGGGTTATAATAAAGTTGTGTTTGAACTAGATTGTAAGATTGTTGTGGATGATGTGAACAAGATGAGTATCAACCAATCGGAGTATGGTTCAATCATTCAAAATTGTCGAACCTTACTTCATCACTATAATGACTTCATAGTCGTTTTTACTAGGCGTCAAGCAAACGGTAGCGCTCATGCACTCGCACGAGCAGCTTTATCCCATGCTTATCGCAGTACTTTTAAT TCATTTTAG